Proteins encoded in a region of the Blastococcus sp. Marseille-P5729 genome:
- a CDS encoding PfkB family carbohydrate kinase yields MPRVIHTGQALVDYVLDVPALPPRGGNVYASTGRRSAGGATNTLVAAARNGAEAVLAGSHGTGENGDLIRAALAADGVGLCSPPEPDVDSGICICLIEPDERTFITTRGAERAITVDSLDRSRPAAGDIVCVDGYTLVAGATVEPMLQWLEQLPPDVEVVLDPASDFAAQPREVRERALAATTVWTSNLAEAVDIVAAQGAASFDADDMVAAADAVARVLPRSAVVIVRDGPNGCAVRDGSPAVSLPGYPQEPVDTNGAGDAHTGVLVATRLAGASWVAAARRANAGAAIKVTREGPATAPTSTEIDVWLSGSANGPQPAAV; encoded by the coding sequence ATGCCCAGGGTGATCCACACCGGCCAGGCACTGGTCGACTACGTGCTCGACGTCCCGGCGCTGCCGCCGCGCGGCGGCAACGTCTACGCCTCGACAGGACGGCGCTCCGCCGGCGGCGCCACGAACACCCTGGTCGCGGCTGCCCGCAACGGCGCCGAGGCGGTTCTCGCCGGATCGCACGGCACGGGTGAGAACGGTGACCTGATCCGGGCCGCGCTCGCGGCCGACGGGGTGGGCCTGTGCAGCCCGCCCGAGCCGGACGTCGACTCAGGGATCTGCATCTGCCTGATCGAACCCGACGAGCGAACCTTCATCACCACTCGTGGCGCGGAGCGCGCGATCACCGTCGACAGCCTGGACCGATCGCGCCCGGCCGCCGGTGACATCGTCTGCGTCGACGGCTACACGCTGGTCGCCGGCGCGACGGTCGAGCCCATGCTGCAGTGGCTCGAGCAGCTGCCGCCTGACGTCGAGGTGGTGCTCGATCCGGCGTCCGATTTCGCCGCTCAGCCGCGCGAGGTCAGGGAGCGCGCGCTCGCGGCCACGACGGTCTGGACCTCCAACCTCGCCGAGGCGGTCGACATCGTGGCGGCACAGGGGGCTGCCTCGTTCGACGCCGACGACATGGTCGCCGCCGCGGATGCCGTCGCGCGGGTGCTGCCGCGTTCCGCAGTGGTCATCGTTCGCGACGGACCGAATGGGTGCGCCGTCCGCGACGGTTCCCCTGCGGTGTCGCTGCCGGGGTATCCACAGGAACCGGTCGACACCAACGGTGCCGGTGATGCGCACACCGGAGTGCTCGTCGCGACCCGACTGGCCGGGGCCTCCTGGGTCGCCGCCGCACGCCGAGCGAACGCCGGCGCGGCGATCAAGGTGACGCGGGAGGGCCCGGCGACCGCGCCGACATCGACTGAGATCGATGTGTGGCTCAGCGGATCCGCGAACGGCCCGCAGCCGGCGGCCGTCTAG
- the meaB gene encoding methylmalonyl Co-A mutase-associated GTPase MeaB, whose translation MAAGGGLSRSAGVEELVERARDGQARAVARLISLVEDASPKLREVAKVLAPHTGQATIIGLTGSPGVGKSTSTSALVRAYRARGKRVGVLAIDPSSPFSGGALLGDRIRMQDHATDPGVFIRSMSTRGHLGGLSWATPQALRVLDGTGFDVILIETVGVGQAEVEIASTADTTLVLLAPGMGDGIQAAKAGILEIADVFVVNKADRDGADSVVRDLRNMLGLGGRHSDAGAWRPSIVKTIAEKEQGVEDVIEAVDAHRAWMDEKGVLHERRLARAAGEIVALSMATLRERMGDVEGHASVLALSESVVSGESDPYVAADTLVAELGDQLGD comes from the coding sequence ATGGCGGCCGGTGGTGGCCTGAGCCGGAGCGCGGGTGTCGAGGAACTCGTCGAACGCGCTCGCGACGGCCAGGCTCGCGCGGTCGCTCGGCTGATCTCGCTGGTCGAGGACGCCTCGCCGAAACTGCGCGAGGTGGCCAAGGTGCTTGCGCCGCACACCGGCCAGGCCACGATCATCGGCTTGACCGGATCACCCGGCGTCGGCAAATCCACGTCCACCTCGGCGCTGGTGCGCGCCTACCGCGCGCGGGGCAAGCGGGTCGGCGTGCTCGCGATCGATCCGAGCTCGCCGTTCTCCGGCGGCGCGCTGCTCGGCGACCGCATCCGGATGCAGGATCACGCCACCGACCCGGGGGTGTTCATCCGGTCGATGTCGACGCGCGGACACCTCGGCGGCCTGTCGTGGGCGACGCCGCAGGCGCTGCGGGTGCTCGACGGCACCGGCTTCGATGTCATCCTGATCGAGACCGTAGGCGTGGGTCAGGCCGAGGTCGAGATCGCCTCCACCGCCGACACGACCCTGGTGCTGCTGGCGCCCGGCATGGGCGACGGCATTCAGGCGGCGAAGGCAGGGATCCTCGAGATCGCTGACGTCTTCGTGGTCAACAAGGCCGACCGCGACGGCGCGGACTCCGTCGTCCGCGACCTGCGCAACATGCTCGGGCTGGGCGGGCGTCACTCGGACGCCGGTGCCTGGCGGCCCTCGATCGTGAAGACGATCGCGGAGAAGGAGCAGGGCGTCGAGGATGTCATCGAGGCGGTCGATGCGCACCGGGCGTGGATGGACGAGAAGGGCGTGCTGCACGAACGGCGGCTGGCCCGCGCCGCGGGCGAGATCGTGGCGCTGTCGATGGCGACTCTGCGCGAGCGGATGGGCGACGTCGAGGGCCATGCCTCGGTGCTGGCGCTCTCGGAGTCGGTGGTCTCCGGCGAGTCCGACCCCTATGTCGCCGCGGACACGCTCGTCGCCGAGCTGGGCGACCAGCTAGGCGACTAG
- a CDS encoding methylmalonyl-CoA mutase translates to MTNEKTPARERWQQAYDDAIAKGRFVDRDYTTLSGVEVDPVYGPADESAVPDFERIGYPGQFPFTRGLHSTGYRGRPWTIRQFAGFGNAQQTNERYKMILGAGGGGLSVAFDMPTLMGRDSDDPLSLGEVGHCGVAIDSAADMDILFDGINLQDVTTSMTISGPAVPIFCMYIVAAERQGADIHKLNGTLQTDIFKEYIAQKEWLFAPEPHLRLIGDLMEYTSSDIPAYKPLSVSGYHIREAGSTAAQELAYTLADGFAYVELGQSRGLDVDVFAPGLSFFFDAHVDFFEEIAKFRAARRIWARWLRDTYGAKTEKAQQLRFHTQTAGVSLTAQQPDNNIVRTAIEALSAVLGGTNSLHTNALDEVLALPSERAAAIALRTQQVIMEETGVLNVADPLGGSWYVEALTDKIEAEAEKIFAEIIRIGGGEDAQHEIGPVTSGLLRGIEEGYFMSEIADAAFIYQAALEKGDKKVVGVNCLRVDDEEELEILRISHEVELEQRRVLDTRKSGRDEAKVRSALDDMLAAARGSQNMIPSMLEACRVEATLGEICNALRDEWGIYREPARF, encoded by the coding sequence ATGACCAACGAGAAGACTCCGGCGCGCGAGCGCTGGCAGCAGGCATACGACGACGCGATCGCCAAGGGCCGCTTCGTCGACCGCGACTACACGACGCTGTCCGGCGTCGAGGTCGACCCGGTATATGGGCCGGCCGACGAGAGCGCCGTCCCGGACTTCGAGCGGATCGGCTACCCGGGGCAGTTCCCGTTCACGCGTGGCCTGCACTCGACCGGCTACCGGGGGCGGCCGTGGACGATCCGCCAGTTCGCCGGCTTCGGCAACGCGCAGCAGACCAACGAGCGCTACAAGATGATCCTCGGCGCCGGCGGTGGCGGGCTCTCCGTCGCCTTCGACATGCCGACCCTGATGGGCCGCGACTCCGACGACCCGCTGTCGCTCGGCGAGGTCGGCCACTGCGGCGTGGCGATCGACTCAGCCGCCGACATGGACATCCTCTTCGATGGCATCAACCTGCAGGACGTCACCACCTCGATGACGATCTCCGGCCCGGCCGTCCCGATCTTCTGCATGTACATCGTCGCCGCGGAGCGCCAGGGCGCCGACATCCACAAGCTCAACGGCACGCTGCAGACCGACATCTTCAAGGAATACATCGCCCAGAAGGAGTGGCTGTTCGCCCCGGAGCCGCACCTGCGCCTGATCGGCGACCTGATGGAGTACACCTCCTCGGACATCCCGGCGTACAAGCCCTTGTCGGTCTCCGGCTACCACATCCGGGAGGCCGGGTCGACCGCCGCGCAGGAGCTCGCCTACACGCTCGCCGACGGCTTCGCGTACGTCGAGCTGGGGCAGTCGCGCGGGCTGGACGTCGACGTCTTCGCCCCAGGCCTGTCGTTCTTCTTCGACGCGCACGTGGACTTCTTCGAGGAGATCGCCAAGTTCCGCGCCGCCCGCCGCATCTGGGCACGTTGGCTGCGCGACACCTATGGCGCGAAGACCGAGAAGGCCCAGCAGCTGCGCTTCCACACCCAGACCGCAGGTGTGTCGCTGACCGCCCAGCAGCCGGACAACAACATCGTCCGTACCGCGATCGAGGCGCTGTCGGCGGTGCTCGGCGGGACCAACTCGCTGCACACCAACGCCCTGGACGAGGTTCTCGCGCTCCCGTCGGAGCGGGCCGCTGCGATCGCGCTGCGCACCCAGCAGGTGATCATGGAGGAGACCGGCGTCCTCAACGTCGCCGATCCGCTCGGCGGATCGTGGTACGTCGAGGCGCTGACTGACAAGATCGAGGCCGAGGCCGAGAAGATCTTCGCCGAGATCATCCGCATCGGCGGTGGCGAGGACGCTCAGCACGAGATCGGCCCGGTCACCTCGGGCCTGCTGCGCGGCATCGAAGAGGGCTACTTCATGTCCGAGATCGCCGACGCCGCGTTCATCTACCAGGCAGCGCTGGAGAAGGGCGACAAGAAGGTCGTCGGCGTCAACTGCCTGCGGGTGGACGACGAGGAAGAGCTCGAGATCCTGCGGATCAGCCACGAGGTCGAGCTGGAGCAGCGCCGGGTGCTCGACACCCGCAAGTCCGGCCGGGACGAGGCCAAGGTCCGGTCCGCCCTGGACGACATGCTGGCTGCCGCACGCGGCTCGCAGAACATGATCCCGTCGATGCTCGAGGCCTGCCGCGTGGAGGCGACGCTCGGCGAGATCTGCAACGCGCTGCGCGACGAGTGGGGCATCTACCGGGAGCCCGCCCGCTTCTAG
- the ccrA gene encoding crotonyl-CoA carboxylase/reductase codes for MTMNQILDAIMSGKNEDVAKIEVPTSYEAIVVREEDQNMFQGLASWDKDPRKSLHLQDVDTPELGPGEAQIAVMASSVNYNTVWTSIFEPVSTFGFLKRYGRTSELAKRHDLPYHIVGSDLAGVVLRVGPGVTKWKPGDEVVAHCLSVELEDPQGHDDTMMDPQQRIWGFETNFGGLAQLALVKSNQLMPKPAHLSWEEAACPGLVNSTAYRQLVSKNGAAMKQGDIVLIWGASGGLGSYATQMALNGGAIPVCVVSSPDKADICRSMGAELVIDRKAEGYKFWKDEHTQDTGEWKRFGSRIRELTGGEDVDIVFEHPGRETFGASVYVTKRGGTITTCASTSGYMHEYDNRYLWMNLKRIVSSHFANYREAWEANRLIDKGLIHPTLSKVYSLAETGQAALDVHKNLHQGKVGVLCLAPEPGLGVSDPEKRAKHEDKINRFRDL; via the coding sequence ATGACCATGAACCAGATCCTCGACGCGATCATGAGCGGCAAGAACGAGGACGTCGCGAAGATCGAGGTCCCCACGTCGTACGAGGCGATTGTCGTCCGCGAGGAGGACCAGAACATGTTTCAGGGCCTGGCGTCCTGGGACAAGGACCCCCGCAAGAGCCTGCATCTGCAGGACGTCGACACTCCTGAGCTCGGGCCCGGCGAGGCGCAGATCGCCGTCATGGCCTCCTCGGTCAACTACAACACCGTGTGGACCTCGATCTTCGAACCGGTGTCGACCTTCGGCTTCCTCAAGCGCTACGGACGTACCAGCGAGCTGGCCAAGCGGCACGATCTGCCCTACCACATCGTGGGTTCGGACCTCGCCGGCGTCGTGCTGCGCGTCGGCCCCGGGGTCACCAAGTGGAAGCCGGGCGACGAGGTCGTGGCGCACTGCCTGTCCGTCGAGCTCGAGGACCCGCAGGGGCACGATGACACCATGATGGATCCGCAGCAGCGGATCTGGGGCTTTGAGACCAACTTCGGCGGTCTGGCGCAGCTGGCGCTGGTGAAGTCCAACCAGCTGATGCCCAAGCCCGCGCACCTCAGCTGGGAGGAAGCCGCCTGCCCCGGCCTGGTCAACTCGACCGCCTACCGTCAGCTGGTCTCCAAGAACGGCGCGGCGATGAAGCAGGGCGACATCGTCCTCATCTGGGGAGCCTCGGGCGGCCTGGGCTCCTACGCCACCCAGATGGCCCTCAACGGCGGCGCCATCCCGGTGTGCGTGGTCTCCTCCCCCGACAAGGCGGACATCTGCCGGTCGATGGGCGCCGAGCTGGTCATCGACCGCAAGGCCGAGGGCTACAAGTTCTGGAAGGACGAGCACACCCAGGACACCGGCGAGTGGAAGCGCTTCGGCTCGCGGATCCGCGAGCTCACCGGCGGTGAGGACGTCGACATCGTCTTCGAGCACCCGGGCCGGGAGACCTTCGGCGCGTCGGTCTATGTCACCAAGCGCGGCGGCACCATCACCACCTGCGCCTCGACGTCGGGCTACATGCACGAGTACGACAACCGCTACCTGTGGATGAACCTCAAGCGCATCGTGAGCTCGCACTTCGCCAACTACCGCGAGGCGTGGGAGGCCAACCGGCTGATCGACAAGGGCCTCATCCACCCGACGCTGTCCAAGGTGTACTCGCTCGCCGAGACCGGGCAGGCGGCTCTGGACGTGCACAAGAACCTGCACCAGGGCAAGGTCGGCGTGCTGTGCCTGGCCCCCGAGCCCGGCCTGGGCGTGAGCGACCCGGAGAAGCGCGCCAAGCACGAGGACAAGATCAACCGCTTCCGCGACCTGTAG
- a CDS encoding acetyl-CoA C-acetyltransferase, which yields MAASSDNTTVIVSGARTPMGRLQGSLKDFSGADLGGFAIKAALERAGLSGDQVEYVIMGQVLQAGAGQIPSRQAAVAAGIPMDVPSLTINKVCLSGLDAIALADQLIRAGEFDIVVAGGMESMTNAPHLLPKSRAGYKYGSFEVLDAMAYDGLTDAFDKVSMGESTESHNAKLNISREEQDEFAARSHQRAAAAAAEGRFADEIVPVEIPQRKGDPVVFSADEGIRGDTTAESLGKLRPAFAKDGTITAGTASQISDGACAVVVMSKAKADELELEVLAEIGAHGNVSGPDNSLQSQPSNAINHALKKAGRSLEEIDLVEINEAFAAVGIQSMRDLGLDAEKVNVDGGAIALGHPIGMSGARLVLHLIYALRGRGGGTGVAALCGGGGQGDALIIDVPAPASK from the coding sequence ATGGCTGCATCGTCCGACAACACCACCGTCATCGTCTCCGGCGCTCGGACGCCGATGGGCCGGTTGCAAGGCTCGCTGAAGGACTTCTCCGGAGCAGACCTGGGTGGCTTCGCCATCAAGGCAGCGCTGGAGCGCGCCGGGCTGTCGGGTGACCAGGTCGAGTACGTCATCATGGGGCAGGTGCTGCAGGCCGGCGCCGGCCAGATCCCCTCGCGTCAGGCGGCGGTCGCAGCCGGAATCCCGATGGATGTGCCGTCGCTGACCATCAACAAGGTGTGCCTGTCGGGCCTGGACGCGATCGCGCTGGCCGACCAGCTGATCCGCGCCGGTGAGTTCGACATCGTCGTCGCCGGCGGCATGGAGTCGATGACCAATGCGCCGCACCTGCTGCCCAAGTCGCGTGCCGGTTACAAGTACGGCTCTTTCGAGGTGCTGGACGCGATGGCCTACGACGGCCTCACCGACGCCTTCGACAAGGTCTCGATGGGTGAGTCGACCGAATCGCACAACGCCAAGCTCAACATCAGCCGCGAGGAGCAGGACGAGTTCGCTGCGCGGTCGCACCAGCGCGCCGCGGCCGCGGCCGCCGAGGGCCGCTTCGCCGACGAGATCGTCCCGGTCGAGATCCCGCAGCGCAAGGGTGACCCGGTGGTGTTCTCCGCCGACGAGGGCATCCGCGGCGATACGACCGCTGAGTCGCTGGGCAAGCTGCGCCCGGCCTTCGCCAAGGACGGCACCATCACCGCCGGCACCGCCTCGCAGATCTCGGACGGCGCCTGCGCCGTCGTCGTGATGAGCAAGGCCAAGGCCGACGAGCTCGAGCTCGAGGTGCTCGCCGAGATCGGCGCGCACGGCAATGTCTCCGGCCCGGACAACTCGCTGCAGTCGCAGCCGTCGAACGCGATCAACCACGCCCTGAAGAAGGCCGGCCGCTCGCTGGAGGAGATCGACCTGGTCGAGATCAACGAGGCCTTCGCGGCCGTCGGTATCCAGTCGATGCGCGATCTGGGTCTGGATGCCGAGAAGGTGAACGTCGACGGGGGCGCGATCGCGCTCGGCCACCCGATCGGCATGTCCGGCGCCCGTCTCGTGCTGCATCTGATCTATGCGCTGCGCGGCCGCGGCGGCGGCACCGGCGTCGCGGCGTTGTGCGGCGGCGGCGGTCAGGGCGACGCGCTGATCATCGACGTGCCCGCTCCGGCCTCCAAGTAA
- a CDS encoding MarR family winged helix-turn-helix transcriptional regulator, translating to MTKSPLPFDPIERAAENWQRTWGDATHMRLATSIMRVQQLLINAYDEALRPHGLTFARFEALALLRFSRNGALPMKVIGDRLQVHPTSVTNIVERLSAADLVQRQRNPKDGRGVLAVLTDRGREVVEAAAADLMAMDFGLAALEDGQITSVVTALSTLRRSAGDFEVEQ from the coding sequence GTGACCAAGTCTCCGTTGCCCTTCGACCCGATCGAGCGTGCTGCCGAGAACTGGCAGCGCACGTGGGGCGATGCCACGCACATGCGGCTGGCGACCTCGATCATGCGGGTGCAGCAGCTGCTGATCAACGCCTATGACGAGGCGCTGCGTCCGCACGGGCTGACCTTCGCGCGCTTCGAGGCACTGGCGCTGCTGCGGTTCTCGCGCAACGGTGCGTTGCCGATGAAGGTGATCGGCGACCGGCTGCAGGTGCATCCGACCTCGGTGACCAACATCGTGGAGCGGCTCTCGGCCGCCGATCTGGTGCAGCGGCAGCGCAACCCGAAGGACGGACGGGGTGTGCTCGCGGTGCTGACCGATCGGGGCCGTGAGGTGGTCGAGGCCGCGGCGGCCGACCTGATGGCTATGGACTTCGGGCTCGCGGCGCTGGAGGATGGGCAGATCACGTCGGTGGTCACCGCGTTGAGCACCCTGCGCAGGAGCGCCGGCGACTTCGAAGTGGAGCAGTGA
- a CDS encoding endonuclease/exonuclease/phosphatase family protein, which produces MDASPALRTGTFNIRYDNPADGVHSWRHRRAAVLECIDSLRFDVLGLQEVLPVQRRYLEARTPWAGWYGVGRADGKRGGEQSPLVISDRVRVQAWRTMWLSPTPDVPGSTGVDARIPRVATVLLGSVGGNPIGVVNTHFDHRGSRSRELAAGQIAELVESDPRAWIVCGDFNVALDELPMRVLLERGLRSVLGDDASGTFHAFRGDSAGARIDHLLVNERWDIERAWIDTTRPGGVIPSDHWPVVADLRLTREGQNVV; this is translated from the coding sequence ATGGACGCGTCACCGGCCCTGCGCACGGGCACCTTCAACATCCGGTACGACAACCCGGCCGACGGGGTGCATTCCTGGCGTCATCGACGAGCTGCCGTGCTCGAGTGTATTGATTCGCTTCGATTCGACGTGCTCGGTCTGCAGGAGGTGCTTCCGGTGCAGCGCCGGTACCTCGAGGCGCGGACACCGTGGGCCGGGTGGTACGGGGTCGGACGCGCGGACGGCAAGCGCGGGGGAGAGCAGAGCCCGCTCGTGATCAGCGACCGAGTACGGGTCCAGGCATGGCGGACGATGTGGCTGTCGCCGACTCCCGACGTCCCTGGATCGACTGGCGTCGATGCTCGGATCCCGCGCGTCGCCACGGTGCTGCTCGGATCGGTCGGCGGGAATCCGATCGGGGTCGTGAACACCCACTTCGACCATCGCGGCAGCCGGTCGCGCGAGCTCGCCGCAGGCCAGATCGCTGAGCTGGTCGAGAGCGATCCGCGGGCCTGGATCGTCTGTGGCGACTTCAACGTCGCCCTCGACGAGCTTCCGATGAGGGTGCTGCTAGAGCGCGGGCTGCGCAGCGTCCTAGGCGACGACGCGTCCGGCACCTTTCACGCCTTCCGCGGTGACAGCGCCGGAGCGCGGATCGACCACCTGCTGGTCAACGAGCGCTGGGACATCGAGCGTGCCTGGATCGACACCACTCGGCCCGGCGGAGTCATCCCCAGCGACCACTGGCCCGTAGTCGCCGATCTACGACTGACCCGCGAGGGGCAGAACGTCGTCTAA
- a CDS encoding long-chain-fatty-acid--CoA ligase, whose translation MSELLGVLRETARAHPARGWLETRGSDGEFLREDWARIHLDARRAAASLAARGIGAGDAVALFMGSPRHVAVATQACWLRGASVTMLHQPTARTNLTTYAADTFGILQTIDADALVLGPPYADVVEHFAPAASDASAAILTSDELLAGERLIDPDPAVADESSPALLQLTSGSTAAPKAVVITHGNLISNMRAMVEVSDIRADDIMLSWLPVFHDMGMVGFLCVPMVFGLKLVKVTPADFVASPASWMRLISDRGASITAAPNFAYGIAARALSKAAPLDLSTLRIALNGAEPIDPRTVELFCEAGERHGLDPSAVLCAYGMAEAALAGSVAPVGRGLVIATVDERVLGAQRVAKPVEGAGSAFALLGAPLGGIEVEVRGEKGEVLPERHVGTLMIRGDAVSPGYVTAEGLRGSQDAEGWLDTGDEGYLVDGEVVVCGRIKDLIIIGGRNIYPTDVERAAERVEGVRRGNCAAVPVLVGGREVLAVVAESTYYDDEQHRGRIEQEIRVATYADLEVRPTYVVLIAPGALPKTPSGKIQRVKVRESIQRRIGGEHAAP comes from the coding sequence ATGAGCGAGCTGCTGGGCGTCCTCCGCGAGACCGCCCGCGCGCACCCCGCGCGCGGGTGGCTCGAGACGAGAGGCTCGGACGGCGAGTTCCTCCGTGAGGACTGGGCGCGGATCCACCTCGACGCGCGGCGCGCCGCTGCATCGCTGGCCGCCCGCGGAATCGGCGCGGGTGATGCGGTCGCGCTGTTCATGGGCTCGCCACGGCATGTCGCGGTCGCGACACAGGCCTGCTGGCTGCGCGGTGCGAGCGTCACGATGCTGCACCAGCCCACGGCCCGCACCAACCTCACGACGTACGCCGCGGACACCTTCGGCATCCTGCAGACGATCGACGCGGACGCGCTCGTCCTCGGGCCGCCGTACGCCGACGTCGTCGAGCACTTCGCTCCCGCCGCCAGCGACGCGTCCGCAGCGATCCTGACCAGCGACGAGCTGCTGGCCGGCGAGCGACTGATCGATCCCGATCCGGCAGTGGCCGACGAGAGCAGCCCGGCGCTGCTGCAGCTGACCAGCGGCTCGACTGCGGCACCCAAAGCCGTCGTGATCACCCACGGCAACCTGATCAGCAACATGCGGGCGATGGTCGAGGTCAGCGACATCCGTGCCGACGACATCATGCTCTCCTGGCTCCCGGTCTTCCACGACATGGGGATGGTCGGGTTCCTTTGCGTCCCGATGGTCTTCGGTCTGAAGCTGGTGAAGGTGACCCCTGCGGACTTCGTCGCCAGTCCCGCTTCCTGGATGCGACTGATCAGCGATCGCGGGGCGAGCATCACCGCCGCGCCCAACTTCGCGTACGGGATCGCGGCGCGGGCGCTGTCCAAGGCGGCTCCGCTCGATCTCTCGACCCTGCGGATCGCCCTCAACGGTGCCGAGCCGATCGACCCGCGCACCGTCGAGCTGTTCTGCGAGGCGGGGGAGCGGCACGGCCTGGACCCGTCGGCGGTGCTGTGCGCCTACGGCATGGCCGAGGCGGCGCTCGCGGGCTCCGTCGCGCCGGTCGGCCGTGGGTTGGTGATCGCCACCGTCGATGAGCGGGTCCTCGGCGCCCAGCGGGTTGCCAAGCCGGTCGAGGGCGCGGGATCGGCGTTCGCGCTTCTCGGTGCGCCGCTGGGCGGCATCGAGGTCGAGGTGCGTGGGGAGAAGGGCGAGGTGCTGCCCGAGCGGCACGTCGGCACCTTGATGATCCGGGGCGACGCGGTCAGCCCCGGCTATGTCACTGCCGAGGGCCTTCGCGGCTCGCAGGATGCCGAGGGATGGCTGGACACCGGCGACGAGGGCTATCTGGTCGACGGAGAGGTAGTGGTCTGCGGCCGGATCAAGGATCTGATCATCATCGGTGGGCGCAACATCTATCCAACGGACGTCGAGCGGGCCGCGGAGCGGGTTGAGGGAGTACGACGAGGCAACTGCGCGGCGGTACCGGTGCTCGTGGGTGGACGTGAGGTCCTGGCGGTCGTCGCGGAGTCGACCTACTACGACGACGAGCAGCACCGTGGCCGGATCGAGCAGGAGATCCGGGTGGCGACGTACGCCGATCTCGAGGTTCGGCCCACCTACGTCGTCCTCATCGCCCCGGGCGCCCTGCCGAAGACGCCGTCGGGGAAGATCCAGCGGGTCAAGGTGCGCGAGAGCATCCAGCGCCGGATCGGCGGCGAGCATGCCGCGCCGTAA
- the mce gene encoding methylmalonyl-CoA epimerase — MFTEINHVGIAVADLDKAIEFYRDVYGMQLVHEETNEEQGVREAMMAVGDSGSCIQLLAPLDESSTIAKFLDKNGPGMQQMAYTVDDIDATSATLRERGVRLLYPEPKRGTANSRINFIHPKDAGGVLVELVEPAAATHH; from the coding sequence ATGTTCACCGAGATCAACCACGTCGGAATCGCCGTCGCCGACCTCGACAAGGCCATCGAGTTCTATCGCGATGTCTACGGCATGCAGCTGGTGCACGAGGAGACCAACGAGGAGCAGGGAGTACGCGAGGCCATGATGGCCGTCGGCGACTCCGGATCGTGCATCCAGCTTCTGGCGCCCCTCGACGAGTCCAGCACGATCGCCAAGTTCCTCGACAAGAACGGACCTGGCATGCAGCAGATGGCCTACACCGTCGACGACATCGACGCGACCAGCGCCACCCTGCGCGAGCGCGGCGTCCGGCTGCTCTACCCCGAGCCCAAGCGCGGTACCGCGAACTCCCGCATCAACTTCATCCACCCCAAGGACGCCGGAGGGGTGCTCGTCGAGCTCGTCGAGCCCGCCGCCGCCACCCACCACTGA